The following proteins are encoded in a genomic region of Bacteroidota bacterium:
- a CDS encoding efflux RND transporter periplasmic adaptor subunit — MKKKVIIALIAVLVVGWMGFQLYHNKTKIDQEKKTNLSKELKVSVSTTAAFKKNMDKDISLVGTAVSNQETQIFSQVSGNIVSIHLNLGDYKSKGSVLAQVDSKIKALALESAEINYNKLKDDYKKYQNLYKGGAASETQFRDIKIAYENAKIQVEQAQKTLSDTRIKAPFSGYITSKTVELGTFLNIGTPVATIVDISKLKVSVNVSENDAYALKIGKEAAITTSLYPNVKYTGKVTFISPKADNAHTYQIEISIVNQSKYPLKAGTFVSVNIMLKNPRIPLLIPRTALIGSIKDAQVYVVNNNVAHLRNIRIGQDYNDFLEVTQGLQEGEQVVTGGQVNLSDNMTVEVVNK; from the coding sequence ATGAAGAAAAAAGTAATAATCGCTTTAATTGCGGTTTTAGTAGTCGGATGGATGGGATTTCAACTGTACCACAACAAAACAAAAATTGATCAGGAAAAAAAGACCAACCTATCGAAAGAGTTAAAGGTATCAGTCAGTACGACTGCGGCTTTTAAGAAAAATATGGATAAAGATATTTCATTGGTTGGAACTGCTGTTTCGAACCAGGAAACACAAATTTTTTCCCAGGTATCCGGTAATATTGTCAGTATCCACCTAAACCTGGGAGATTACAAAAGCAAAGGCAGTGTGCTGGCTCAGGTTGACAGTAAAATTAAAGCACTGGCTTTGGAGTCTGCTGAAATTAACTACAATAAACTGAAAGATGATTACAAGAAATATCAGAACCTGTATAAAGGTGGGGCTGCTTCTGAAACCCAATTCAGGGATATAAAGATTGCATACGAAAATGCCAAAATCCAGGTAGAACAGGCCCAAAAGACTCTTTCAGATACCCGTATAAAAGCACCATTTAGTGGTTATATTACATCAAAAACAGTTGAATTGGGTACTTTTCTAAACATTGGTACTCCTGTTGCAACGATAGTAGATATTTCAAAGTTAAAAGTATCTGTAAATGTTTCGGAAAACGACGCTTATGCTTTGAAAATCGGCAAAGAAGCCGCCATCACCACGTCTCTTTACCCCAATGTTAAATACACCGGTAAAGTTACCTTTATCAGCCCCAAAGCTGATAACGCCCATACTTATCAGATTGAAATTTCAATTGTAAATCAAAGTAAATATCCTTTAAAAGCAGGGACCTTTGTCAGTGTGAATATCATGCTTAAGAACCCAAGGATTCCATTGCTCATCCCCCGTACTGCTCTTATCGGCAGCATAAAAGACGCTCAGGTATACGTAGTCAACAACAATGTGGCGCACTTACGCAATATCCGCATTGGCCAGGATTATAATGATTTCCTCGAAGTTACTCAGGGGTTACAGGAAGGAGAACAGGTTGTGACAGGAGGACAGGTAAATTTGTCCGACAACATGACGGTTGAAGTAGTGAACAAATAA
- a CDS encoding TolC family protein yields MNKMKIRVLIGFFLCTGIINAFGQDTLSSFSLSQCLKIGLKNNISVVKAQMDIEKNNYKLKEVKSNGLPQVDGFGSFQDNLQLPVTPMPGDLIVMMNPGNKDIAAQYAGKTLLVPMGIKYNTSGGIKVSQLLYSQTYLTSIDLTKLQNDLGNLSYAKAQETLIYDLSKLYFIAQVTDKQKTLIQDNLNRLEKTLGITQTLLDNGMIRSVDNDRIKIARENLMTQYSNTDALYKQQLDLIKYNMALPPDQKIHLTDSVEMTVIQPTDTTFGNDFSNRTDMKLLEKQKELTLVNKKMINQEYLPTLAASGQFYYYGMRNKFDYFDFGSKGNNWYGSASIGLNLSIPIFDGFSKKAKASQALIEYNKACITEDNTKKYFSIEYENNLRNLTTNRLNVERQKQNVDLAEKVYDVTSQRYHEGVASMSDLLTDETNLSTAQSSYLNALYNLKTAELEILKSTGNLNSLTTK; encoded by the coding sequence ATGAATAAAATGAAAATCAGAGTATTAATAGGTTTCTTTTTGTGTACCGGGATAATCAACGCCTTTGGACAGGATACCTTAAGCAGCTTTTCCCTCAGTCAATGCCTGAAGATCGGGCTAAAAAACAACATCTCGGTGGTGAAAGCCCAGATGGATATAGAAAAGAACAATTACAAACTAAAAGAAGTCAAGAGTAACGGTCTGCCCCAGGTTGATGGTTTTGGCTCCTTTCAGGACAACCTGCAGCTTCCCGTAACTCCTATGCCTGGAGATTTAATAGTAATGATGAATCCGGGAAATAAAGATATTGCAGCCCAATATGCAGGCAAAACACTTCTTGTTCCTATGGGAATAAAATACAATACCAGTGGTGGAATCAAGGTCAGTCAGTTGCTGTACAGCCAGACTTATCTTACTTCCATTGACCTGACAAAATTGCAAAACGATTTAGGCAACTTAAGTTATGCCAAGGCTCAGGAAACTTTGATTTACGATTTGAGCAAACTTTATTTCATCGCTCAGGTTACAGATAAACAAAAAACGCTTATTCAGGACAACCTCAACCGTCTGGAGAAAACCCTGGGGATTACACAAACTCTGCTGGATAATGGAATGATCCGTTCGGTGGATAATGACAGAATAAAGATTGCCCGGGAAAATTTAATGACTCAGTATAGCAACACCGATGCCCTTTATAAACAGCAGCTGGATTTAATTAAGTACAATATGGCACTGCCGCCGGATCAGAAAATCCATCTTACGGATTCTGTTGAAATGACTGTGATTCAACCCACGGATACAACCTTTGGCAATGATTTCAGCAACAGGACGGATATGAAACTGCTTGAAAAACAGAAAGAGCTGACATTAGTCAACAAGAAGATGATCAATCAGGAATATCTGCCAACCTTAGCTGCCTCAGGCCAATTTTATTACTATGGAATGAGAAACAAATTTGATTATTTCGATTTCGGCAGTAAGGGAAACAACTGGTATGGTTCTGCCTCAATCGGATTGAACTTAAGTATTCCCATTTTTGACGGCTTTTCAAAAAAAGCCAAAGCCAGTCAGGCTTTAATTGAATATAACAAAGCATGTATTACCGAAGATAATACCAAAAAGTACTTCAGTATCGAATATGAAAATAATTTAAGGAACTTAACCACTAACAGGCTCAATGTAGAACGTCAGAAACAAAATGTTGATCTGGCAGAAAAGGTCTATGATGTAACCAGCCAGCGTTATCACGAGGGGGTGGCTTCCATGTCCGATTTGCTTACGGACGAAACCAACTTGAGCACTGCACAGTCTTCTTACCTGAATGCCTTATATAACCTCAAAACAGCTGAATTGGAAATCCTCAAATCGACAGGGAATCTCAATTCATTGACAACAAAATAA
- a CDS encoding phosphatidylserine decarboxylase family protein: MIHKEGIAVLAVIFIIILLVDSIIIRLSHLKGQSIVILVVISLLLFSFFVYFFRNPKREVVKNEDYVYAPADGQVVVIEETTEKECLKDRRIQISIFMSIWDVHINWYPVSGKVVYFKHHPGKYLIAKLPKSSTDNEHTTVVVEQKNGTKILLRQIAGAVARRIVPYAKEGLDVEQGEEMGFIRFGSRVDILLPVGTKIDVKLGQHVTGTQTVIAQLK, encoded by the coding sequence ATGATTCACAAAGAAGGCATAGCAGTCCTGGCAGTCATTTTTATTATAATTCTGCTGGTTGATTCTATTATTATTCGCCTGTCTCATTTAAAAGGGCAGAGTATTGTTATACTTGTTGTTATTTCCCTGTTGCTTTTTTCATTTTTTGTCTATTTTTTCCGCAATCCTAAACGGGAGGTGGTAAAAAATGAAGATTATGTGTATGCCCCGGCAGATGGCCAGGTTGTGGTTATCGAAGAAACTACGGAGAAAGAATGTTTAAAAGACCGCCGTATCCAGATTTCCATTTTTATGTCAATTTGGGATGTTCATATCAACTGGTATCCTGTGAGCGGGAAGGTTGTGTATTTTAAACATCATCCCGGTAAATATCTGATTGCAAAATTACCCAAGTCATCTACAGATAATGAACATACCACCGTAGTGGTTGAACAGAAAAATGGAACAAAAATATTGCTGCGTCAAATTGCAGGTGCTGTGGCTCGCAGGATTGTTCCTTATGCCAAAGAAGGCCTGGATGTAGAACAGGGAGAAGAAATGGGATTCATCCGTTTTGGCTCCAGAGTGGACATTCTCCTGCCTGTAGGTACTAAGATTGATGTGAAACTTGGTCAACATGTTACGGGTACACAAACAGTCATTGCCCAGCTTAAATAA
- a CDS encoding 1-acyl-sn-glycerol-3-phosphate acyltransferase yields the protein MADQYSYNELSPCKDNEIHEILTRIVHDPKFFAVLDFLFPHEDKKQISANLLNIHSIKEFQGGFMRPAIMSIIKKSSKGLTFSGAEYLKPGETYLFIANHRDILLDSALLQVFLYNNNLETSQISFGNNLMSSTFVNDICRVNKMFTVIREGTRKEVYENSLKLSAYIRQSISAGNSSVWIAQRNGRTKDGNDKTQNGLLKMLNLSGKEDFVSNFSSLNIVPVSISYEIEPCDFLKVQELYTFLTEARYVKREGEDQNSILTGIKQPKGHIHLAICPPVNPELQELEGNDVYKLRQLAGIIDQRIYNNYRLWTNNYIAADILNGTQEYTSFYTPSEKDKFVNYLLMNTSRLKGEPQKLKQLLLKIYANPVFNRFQAKRGTENPN from the coding sequence ATGGCTGACCAATATTCATATAATGAACTTAGTCCTTGCAAGGACAATGAAATTCACGAAATTTTGACAAGGATAGTTCATGACCCCAAGTTTTTTGCAGTACTTGATTTTCTCTTTCCCCATGAAGATAAAAAACAGATATCCGCAAATTTGCTCAATATTCATTCCATCAAAGAATTCCAGGGCGGATTTATGCGTCCTGCCATTATGTCTATCATAAAGAAGAGTTCAAAGGGACTGACCTTTTCCGGGGCTGAATACTTAAAACCGGGAGAGACCTATTTATTTATTGCCAATCACAGGGATATCTTATTGGATTCAGCACTTTTACAGGTGTTTTTATATAACAACAATCTGGAAACTTCTCAAATATCCTTCGGCAACAACCTGATGTCATCAACATTTGTTAATGATATATGCCGGGTAAATAAAATGTTTACTGTTATTCGTGAGGGCACACGGAAAGAAGTTTATGAAAACTCATTAAAACTTTCGGCATACATTCGCCAATCCATTTCCGCGGGAAATTCGTCGGTCTGGATTGCCCAACGCAATGGGCGTACCAAAGACGGGAACGACAAAACCCAAAATGGTCTTTTAAAGATGTTAAATTTAAGCGGAAAAGAGGATTTTGTCTCCAATTTCAGCTCTCTGAATATAGTTCCGGTTTCCATTTCTTATGAAATTGAACCTTGCGATTTTCTTAAAGTGCAGGAGCTGTATACTTTTTTAACTGAAGCCCGCTATGTGAAACGCGAAGGAGAAGACCAGAACAGCATACTGACCGGTATCAAACAACCCAAAGGGCACATTCACCTGGCTATATGCCCCCCGGTAAATCCCGAATTACAGGAACTCGAAGGCAATGATGTGTATAAACTTCGCCAGCTGGCTGGAATTATTGACCAAAGGATATACAATAATTACAGGCTGTGGACAAACAATTACATAGCAGCAGATATACTAAACGGTACGCAGGAATATACTTCTTTCTATACACCATCAGAGAAGGATAAGTTTGTAAATTACCTTTTAATGAATACCTCCAGATTAAAGGGTGAACCCCAAAAACTAAAACAGTTGCTGCTTAAGATTTATGCAAACCCGGTATTTAACAGGTTCCAGGCTAAAAGAGGAACAGAAAATCCAAATTAG
- a CDS encoding TetR/AcrR family transcriptional regulator, whose amino-acid sequence MSDTREHILQTAFSLFLQRSFKAVTMSDLEKATGLTKGAFYHYFKSKEEIFIEVINKYYFPSQTFKTCEGLEKIDNLHTFFEYRLKYFREGLEKIKKLAKIELPDPFYFTLLHEVREYYPNFYEKAKKFIQSESIQWERVIVKAKENGEILPDIEAFILAETFISLEMGIMRIINQKKSIDYALNILKMQFEQLYHLINI is encoded by the coding sequence ATGTCGGATACAAGAGAACATATATTACAGACGGCTTTCTCCCTTTTCTTACAAAGGAGCTTTAAAGCGGTAACCATGAGCGATTTGGAAAAAGCCACCGGCTTGACCAAAGGTGCTTTTTATCATTATTTTAAAAGCAAAGAAGAAATATTTATTGAAGTCATCAATAAATATTATTTCCCTTCGCAAACATTTAAAACCTGCGAAGGATTAGAAAAAATAGATAATCTGCATACTTTTTTTGAATACCGCCTTAAATATTTTCGGGAAGGATTGGAAAAAATTAAAAAGCTGGCAAAAATAGAACTTCCAGACCCCTTTTACTTTACTTTGCTACATGAAGTAAGAGAATATTATCCCAATTTTTATGAAAAAGCAAAAAAATTCATACAAAGTGAATCCATTCAATGGGAAAGGGTTATTGTCAAAGCAAAGGAAAATGGAGAAATTCTCCCAGATATTGAAGCTTTTATCCTGGCAGAGACATTCATTTCACTTGAAATGGGAATAATGCGCATTATTAATCAAAAAAAATCTATTGATTATGCTCTAAATATCCTCAAGATGCAATTTGAACAATTATATCATTTGATTAATATTTAA
- a CDS encoding glycosyltransferase family 2 protein codes for MLSICIPVYNFDILPLIRQLHSQLDVLSINYELLLIDDASLPEFKKVNQEVSQFSFIRYIEANTKLGRSKIRNCLAKEARYPFLLFLDCDSYIPDKHFIRQYLEILNDETVVCGGRNYPPQNSSPNYILRWLYGRKRECFNADQRNMRPSHSFLSNNFLIPKVLFEKVTFNEQLNGYGHEDTLFGLELAKAGIKIIHIDNPLTHIGLETAREFLEKTGQGLENLYQITRKHQSSSELIANIKILRYYNLLQRIRGIRAMGNIYSLLRNRLLKNLTGNRPSLLCFDIYKLGYYCQLNLKHKSKAFNEASGS; via the coding sequence ATGTTGTCGATTTGTATTCCTGTATATAATTTTGATATCCTTCCTCTAATAAGACAGCTGCACAGCCAATTGGACGTGCTCTCAATAAATTATGAATTATTACTCATCGACGATGCGTCCCTTCCGGAATTCAAAAAAGTAAACCAGGAAGTCAGCCAATTTTCATTCATCAGATATATTGAAGCAAATACTAAACTGGGCAGGTCAAAAATCAGGAATTGCCTGGCAAAAGAGGCCAGATATCCTTTTCTTCTATTTTTAGATTGCGACAGTTATATCCCCGACAAACATTTCATCCGCCAATATCTTGAAATCTTAAATGATGAAACGGTAGTATGCGGTGGAAGGAACTATCCGCCACAAAATAGCAGCCCAAATTATATATTGCGCTGGCTATATGGCCGGAAACGGGAATGTTTTAATGCAGACCAGAGGAACATGCGGCCCAGTCATTCGTTCTTGTCCAATAATTTTCTTATTCCCAAAGTCCTGTTTGAAAAGGTCACTTTTAATGAACAACTTAACGGATATGGACATGAAGACACCCTTTTTGGATTAGAATTAGCAAAGGCAGGAATAAAAATCATCCATATTGATAATCCACTCACGCACATAGGGTTAGAAACCGCCAGGGAGTTTTTGGAAAAGACCGGGCAAGGACTTGAAAACCTTTACCAAATAACCCGTAAGCATCAAAGTAGTTCTGAGTTGATTGCAAATATTAAAATCCTCAGATATTATAATTTACTTCAACGGATCAGAGGGATAAGGGCTATGGGGAATATTTACAGTCTCCTCCGGAATAGACTTTTAAAGAATTTGACAGGAAATCGCCCAAGTTTACTATGTTTCGACATATACAAACTAGGTTATTACTGCCAACTCAATTTAAAGCACAAAAGCAAGGCTTTTAATGAAGCTTCCGGCAGTTGA
- a CDS encoding efflux RND transporter permease subunit: protein MSIIDISVKRPLLVVVLFTILTLLGVVCYSMLNLNLLPKFNASVVSITTIYPGASASEVENSVTKKLEDALSSLENVDDIKSTSQEGFSSIIIELKSNADVDLSIEDAQRKINTIMSTLPSTVKSPILNKFSSDDIPIMQIGATSDMPATKFYKLVDDRIKPSLSKLQGVGQISLSGGTNREIRINVDQEKLKAYKLSILQVLRAIQTANEDFPTGNVENKNSTYTIRLSAKFSSVDELGNTIITTTPAGGKIKVSDVAEVLDGAEDQDQLVRVNNESSIGLQILKQSDANAVAVADQVKKELKTIEKDYASDHVKFFMAYDNSEFTRSSANAVVKDLILAILIVSLVCFLFLHSTRSAMIVMIAVPMSMIPSFIFMYLFGYSLNMMSLMALSLVVGILVDDSIVVMENMYRHMEMGKSKKQAALEGCKQILLTATSITMVIVIVFMPLAISSGLVGKILHEFSMPIIMATLTSLLVSFTFTPMLVSKFGKLQDLNKQTAGMKVSRKLENILDSLKNMYGRGLAYSLEHKKILISITFILLIGAFSLVGTGLIGSAFIPDMDQGEINLTLEMEPQTTVYQNNLLTQKVEDMIMKKPEVENVFTVVGASTNRLSSQGKKNITQISIKLVDKEKRIISSEKFALLIKKEVSKLPGIKVTANTSNSSTSPIQIIVKGSDLSTVQNTAAMVKQVIKNTPGSTDVNYSIADPQPEIQIKLDRDKMSELGLSVADVGMTLQTALAGNDDSKYREGSYEYDIKVMLDKFDKSKVDDVNKLSFVNSKGQLIELNQFASVSQTMGASMLERYNRITSITVNSNVSGRPVGTVGAEIKEKLKNKIPAGITIDYAGNMKQQSDAFGTLAFSMIAAILLVYLIMVALYDSLLYPFVVLFSIPLAAIGALLALALTMDTLNIFSIVGMITLIGLVAKNAILLVDFTNHLKEEGLPVKQALIEAGRERLRPILMTTMAMVFGMLPIALAQGSGSEIKSGMAWVIIGGLISSLLLTLIIVPVVYLILENIKNKVNRFRHRHQKVTLKEVKMETIKEPAILS, encoded by the coding sequence ATGTCAATTATAGATATCTCAGTAAAAAGGCCCCTGCTTGTGGTGGTATTGTTTACAATACTCACCTTACTTGGAGTGGTATGCTATTCCATGTTAAACCTGAATTTACTTCCAAAATTTAACGCTTCGGTTGTTAGCATCACGACTATCTATCCGGGTGCTTCGGCTTCGGAAGTGGAAAATTCGGTAACTAAAAAACTGGAAGATGCACTTTCATCCTTAGAAAATGTAGATGATATTAAATCGACTTCACAGGAAGGTTTCTCATCTATCATCATAGAGCTAAAAAGTAACGCAGATGTGGATTTGTCCATCGAGGATGCCCAGCGAAAGATCAATACGATTATGTCTACTCTGCCCAGTACGGTAAAGTCGCCCATTCTCAATAAATTTTCTTCAGATGATATTCCCATTATGCAAATTGGAGCAACCTCTGACATGCCTGCAACAAAATTTTACAAGCTGGTCGATGACAGAATAAAGCCCAGTCTTTCAAAACTTCAGGGAGTTGGGCAAATCAGTTTAAGTGGTGGTACAAACCGGGAAATCAGGATTAATGTAGACCAGGAAAAATTAAAAGCCTACAAACTTTCCATTTTGCAAGTACTCAGGGCCATTCAGACAGCAAATGAAGATTTCCCTACCGGTAATGTTGAAAACAAGAACAGCACTTATACCATCAGGCTTTCCGCAAAGTTTTCATCAGTTGATGAGCTGGGAAATACAATCATTACAACTACCCCGGCAGGAGGCAAAATAAAAGTTTCAGATGTTGCCGAAGTACTTGACGGTGCCGAAGATCAGGATCAATTGGTTCGTGTTAATAACGAAAGCTCCATAGGTTTGCAGATATTAAAGCAAAGTGACGCCAATGCAGTGGCCGTTGCCGATCAGGTAAAAAAAGAATTGAAAACCATTGAAAAAGACTATGCCTCTGATCATGTCAAGTTTTTTATGGCTTATGATAACTCTGAATTTACGCGGTCTTCAGCAAATGCCGTAGTTAAAGATCTTATTCTGGCCATTTTAATCGTATCGCTTGTTTGCTTCTTGTTCTTACACAGCACTCGAAGCGCAATGATCGTCATGATCGCAGTACCTATGTCCATGATCCCTTCGTTTATTTTCATGTACCTGTTTGGCTATTCGCTCAACATGATGTCTCTGATGGCCCTTTCATTGGTTGTGGGTATTCTGGTCGACGATTCCATTGTGGTCATGGAGAATATGTACCGGCACATGGAAATGGGGAAAAGTAAAAAACAGGCAGCACTCGAAGGCTGTAAACAAATTTTACTTACGGCCACATCAATCACAATGGTTATCGTAATTGTATTTATGCCTTTGGCTATTTCTTCAGGTTTAGTCGGTAAAATTCTTCATGAATTCTCCATGCCAATTATCATGGCGACATTAACCAGCTTGTTGGTCTCATTTACCTTCACGCCCATGCTGGTTTCAAAGTTCGGCAAGCTTCAGGACCTGAACAAACAAACTGCCGGGATGAAGGTTTCTCGCAAACTGGAGAATATCCTTGACAGCCTGAAAAACATGTACGGCAGAGGATTGGCTTACAGCCTTGAACACAAAAAAATTCTGATTTCAATCACTTTTATTTTGTTGATTGGTGCATTTTCTCTGGTTGGGACAGGTTTAATCGGTTCGGCTTTCATTCCGGATATGGATCAGGGAGAAATAAACCTCACCCTGGAAATGGAACCACAAACCACGGTTTATCAAAATAATCTGCTTACCCAAAAAGTTGAGGACATGATTATGAAGAAACCGGAAGTAGAAAATGTTTTTACGGTCGTAGGGGCTTCAACCAACAGGCTTTCAAGTCAGGGGAAGAAGAACATCACGCAGATTTCCATCAAACTGGTTGACAAGGAGAAAAGAATCATTTCTTCAGAAAAATTCGCATTATTAATCAAAAAAGAAGTGTCGAAGTTACCCGGAATTAAGGTCACAGCCAATACCAGCAACAGCAGTACATCGCCAATTCAGATAATAGTTAAGGGAAGCGATTTAAGCACTGTTCAAAACACTGCCGCCATGGTCAAACAGGTAATCAAAAATACCCCGGGCAGCACGGATGTAAATTATTCAATTGCTGATCCTCAGCCCGAAATTCAGATAAAACTCGACAGGGACAAAATGTCAGAATTGGGTTTATCGGTTGCTGATGTGGGAATGACTCTTCAAACTGCCCTGGCCGGAAATGATGATTCAAAATACAGGGAAGGTTCTTATGAATATGACATCAAGGTAATGCTGGATAAGTTTGACAAATCCAAAGTAGATGATGTAAACAAGCTTTCATTTGTTAACAGCAAAGGCCAATTGATTGAATTAAACCAGTTCGCCTCAGTTAGTCAAACTATGGGCGCCAGTATGCTTGAACGTTATAACCGTATTACCTCCATCACTGTAAATTCGAATGTATCGGGCAGGCCAGTCGGAACTGTAGGGGCTGAAATCAAAGAAAAGTTGAAAAATAAAATCCCTGCCGGCATCACCATTGATTATGCTGGAAACATGAAACAGCAGTCCGATGCTTTCGGGACACTGGCATTCTCCATGATTGCTGCAATTTTACTGGTTTACCTGATTATGGTAGCACTTTATGATTCGTTGCTTTATCCTTTTGTAGTGCTGTTTTCAATTCCTTTGGCAGCTATCGGAGCCTTGCTGGCCCTAGCCCTTACGATGGATACATTAAATATTTTCTCCATTGTTGGAATGATCACCCTAATAGGCTTGGTGGCCAAGAATGCAATCCTGCTTGTTGACTTCACAAACCATCTGAAAGAGGAAGGTTTGCCGGTCAAACAGGCATTAATCGAAGCAGGTCGCGAACGTTTACGTCCTATTTTGATGACTACCATGGCCATGGTATTTGGTATGTTGCCTATAGCTTTGGCACAAGGCTCAGGATCTGAAATAAAAAGCGGAATGGCCTGGGTAATTATCGGCGGACTGATCAGTTCCCTGTTGCTTACATTGATTATTGTCCCTGTGGTTTATTTAATCCTTGAGAATATAAAGAATAAAGTGAATCGTTTCAGGCACAGGCATCAAAAAGTAACGCTAAAAGAGGTTAAAATGGAAACCATTAAAGAACCTGCAATTCTATCCTAA
- a CDS encoding TM2 domain-containing protein: MKKIIFMLGISFFSVSFLFAGENYKLDDQKVDVMFTNATEISLTQWASPEQGKLAMPALTFARLANDDSKAITSFLLCTFLGGFGIHRMYLRSTNSMWALYTFTVCGIFGIVPTVDWFVLLIDGIINKNISKYENNPKFFMW; the protein is encoded by the coding sequence ATGAAAAAGATTATCTTCATGCTGGGTATATCCTTTTTTTCTGTTTCTTTCTTATTTGCCGGTGAAAATTACAAATTAGACGACCAAAAAGTAGACGTAATGTTTACAAATGCAACAGAAATTAGCTTGACCCAATGGGCTTCACCTGAACAGGGCAAATTAGCTATGCCGGCTCTTACTTTTGCCAGATTGGCCAATGATGACAGTAAAGCGATTACTTCATTCCTCTTGTGTACATTCCTGGGCGGTTTTGGAATTCACAGAATGTACTTAAGATCAACGAACAGTATGTGGGCTCTATATACATTTACTGTTTGCGGTATTTTTGGTATTGTTCCGACAGTTGACTGGTTCGTATTGTTGATCGATGGAATCATCAATAAGAATATTTCGAAGTATGAAAATAATCCCAAATTCTTTATGTGGTAA
- the yidD gene encoding membrane protein insertion efficiency factor YidD codes for MLGLISISTLQMKGQTAGNLSLLEKQNFKDAHFDKKIVRFGISGNNNFLIRYNPVSLSLSSLMFMYQKFISPQISADCLFKPTCSEFSRQCFIRYGLIKGLFVTADRLNRCDRISATAIEPVEINEEDNKVHETTDRYCLQPKGKSHINK; via the coding sequence ATGTTGGGTTTGATTAGTATCTCAACTCTTCAGATGAAAGGGCAAACAGCAGGGAACTTGTCTCTTCTGGAAAAACAGAATTTTAAGGATGCTCATTTTGATAAAAAAATAGTCCGTTTTGGTATTTCCGGGAACAATAATTTTCTTATCAGGTATAATCCAGTCAGTTTAAGCCTTTCCTCGCTTATGTTCATGTATCAGAAATTCATATCGCCACAAATATCGGCCGATTGTCTTTTCAAACCCACTTGTTCCGAATTCAGCCGTCAATGTTTCATTAGATATGGTTTGATCAAAGGGCTATTTGTAACTGCAGACAGGCTCAACCGTTGTGATAGAATCTCAGCCACTGCTATAGAACCTGTTGAAATAAATGAAGAAGACAATAAGGTTCATGAGACAACGGACCGTTATTGCCTGCAGCCCAAGGGCAAGTCACACATTAACAAATAA
- a CDS encoding helix-turn-helix domain-containing protein — MPEAEQEQIVNSNSCGVLPDNLLYIIGAGSTFFYICLSIRFLKNSLKEKADKLTSRSLRQIQFYAWILYFFLSLIICYGILTLISPSTFEIHDAILALLVCVSFIYIFIIFYIKPSNLQFKKENSGNFITEEEKKEQLEAILNKLNKIIKENRSFLKTDFDINALIVATQIPGYKISNCIHEQFNISVPEYINRFRVSYAKKCLTDDNMSSVKMDFLAQECGFSSRSNFYSTFKRHTGFTPLEYKKMYSDKNVSDN; from the coding sequence ATGCCTGAAGCAGAACAGGAACAAATTGTAAATAGCAATAGCTGCGGCGTTTTACCTGACAATCTGCTTTACATCATAGGAGCAGGAAGTACTTTCTTTTACATTTGCCTAAGTATAAGATTCTTAAAAAACAGTTTAAAGGAAAAAGCAGATAAATTAACATCCCGATCTTTAAGACAAATTCAATTTTATGCGTGGATTCTTTACTTTTTCCTTTCTTTGATCATCTGTTACGGAATATTAACTTTAATATCACCCTCGACCTTTGAAATACATGATGCTATATTAGCCCTACTCGTGTGTGTATCTTTTATTTATATCTTTATTATTTTCTATATCAAGCCCAGTAATTTGCAATTCAAAAAAGAAAATTCAGGAAATTTCATAACAGAAGAAGAGAAAAAAGAGCAATTAGAAGCTATTTTAAACAAACTGAATAAAATCATAAAGGAGAATAGATCTTTTCTCAAAACCGACTTTGACATAAATGCCTTAATCGTTGCAACACAAATACCAGGATATAAAATTTCAAATTGCATTCATGAACAATTCAATATTTCAGTACCTGAATATATAAACCGTTTTCGTGTTTCTTATGCTAAAAAATGTCTGACAGATGATAACATGTCGTCTGTTAAAATGGATTTTCTGGCACAGGAATGCGGTTTTTCATCACGATCTAATTTTTACAGTACTTTTAAGCGGCATACCGGCTTTACCCCACTTGAATATAAAAAGATGTATTCGGACAAGAATGTATCTGACAACTAA